In Populus trichocarpa isolate Nisqually-1 chromosome 12, P.trichocarpa_v4.1, whole genome shotgun sequence, a genomic segment contains:
- the LOC7454532 gene encoding uncharacterized protein LOC7454532: protein MDSRGGCCIARYSSVGGENGMSKVDRIMLRFRPIAPKPATATSGSSVSGGGSSPEMSDVSPRSGRGKRKYNNTSKGTNSKKCNSGGNRKRKVLGEENKAVVDSVVTLPLLPETPDRKDFGTKELKTEVFPGSVSPKPVKSKWLSFDGKVKDQAGHQNTVGFGVSADQTVVMPRVVNIVGSCVTVECVTDTWVDLDGLGRTDDEKKINMEKDTCPGFISDGYGRVTWENEAYRKMVGQGEGGDHQVFVWLAMKEKVPMKVTIAGHKAFTCRVKVQYQKHDTCRVNGKEKISIVTVPCDVWRMDSGCFAWRLDVKTALCLGR, encoded by the coding sequence atggataGTAGAGGAGGGTGTTGTATTGCAAGATATTCAAGTGTTGGAGGAGAGAACGGCATGTCAAAGGTGGACCGAATCATGTTAAGGTTCAGGCCAATAGCGCCTAAACCAGCCACGGCCACCTCTGGTTCATCTGTTTCAGGTGGTGGGTCATCGCCAGAAATGAGTGACGTCAGCCCTAGGTCTGGAAGAGGCAAGAGAAAGTACAATAATACCAGCAAGGGTACGAATAGCAAGAAGTGTAATAGTGGTGGTAATAGAAAACGAAAGGTTTTAGGTGAAGAGAATAAGGCGGTGGTCGATTCTGTCGTAACTCTGCCTCTTTTGCCGGAAACACCTGATCGGAAAGATTTCGGGACGAAAGAACTCAAGACTGAAGTGTTTCCGGGTTCCGTTTCGCCGAAGCCAGTAAAAAGTAAATGGCTTAGTTTTGATGGCAAAGTGAAAGATCAAGCTGGCCATCAGAACACGGTCGGCTTTGGTGTGTCAGCGGATCAGACGGTTGTGATGCCACGAGTGGTGAATATAGTGGGATCGTGTGTTACAGTTGAATGCGTAACTGACACGTGGGTGGATTTGGATGGTTTAGGGCGTACAGATGATGAGAAGAAGATTAATATGGAGAAGGACACGTGCCCAGGGTTTATATCTGACGGTTATGGGAGGGTGACGTGGGAAAATGAGGCTTATAGGAAGATGGTGGGCCAAGGGGAGGGAGGAGATCATCAGGTGTTTGTGTGGTTGGCGATGAAGGAGAAAGTGCCGATGAAGGTCACCATAGCAGGTCATAAGGCTTTCACATGCAGGGTTAAGGTGCAGTACCAGAAGCACGACACGTGTAGGGTTAATGGGAAGGAGAAGATTTCAATCGTTACGGTGCCGTGTGATGTGTGGAGAATGGACAGTGGTTGTTTTGCATGGAGATTGGACGTCAAGACTGCTCTTTGTTTGGGCCGGTaa
- the LOC7484460 gene encoding cyclin-dependent kinase G1, translating to MAAGRLDVSRRRGGGGYFDEVKRGGDRGLVRKNGYHSSTIVPSFDFRRSGFSCRDEERQSGEPWQFNAFCSSKYEEGEIPANEDGVQLPAEKKRKFSPIVWDVEEKKAKISSKNRVVQGSSTRDLNVVSDEDVVKSPVKGGLELVVDKDCVDGGSADGIGSEYPAPLSPSLHPKKDGGYDQEQGQVEEEELPEARNIAMSRWASDDDSPRDTTLIDDKGMHGEMVYRTDLINREGFQREVSDRDGSSSSLSDERGYSGSSASEYELQNDVMDIDDIRDENASDNEMEQAAGEEPTVTNQRGFNMLEGCRSVFEYERLNEINEGTYGKVYKARDKKTGEFVALKKVKMNVGRDKYLEEYGFPLTSLREINILMSFDHPSIVRVKEVVMGDLDSVFMVMEYMEHDLKGLMQAMKQPFSTSEVKCLMLQLLEGVKYLHDNWVLHRDLKTSNLLFNNQGELKVCDFGMSRQYGSPLKPYTSLVVTLWYRAPELLLGAKKYSTAVDMWSVGCIMAEMLTKEPLFTGKGEIDQLDKIFKTLGTPNETIWPGLSKLPGAKANFVQQPYNQLRKKFPFTPFTGSPVLSDSGFDLLNRLLTYEPDKRITADDALNHPWFNEVPLSKSKEFMPTFPPQYAKNRPNQRTMKCLDSRSIGEGRQYQVLSGTYWWISSFGIYILFCNDPAVLDPQGPEY from the exons ATGGCGGCAGGGCGGCTCGATGTGTCCAGGAGGCGGGGTGGTGGTGGTTATTTTGATGAGGTGAAGCGGGGTGGTGATCGTGGTTTGGTACGGAAAAATGGGTATCATAGTTCAACGATTGTGCCTAGTTTTGATTTTAGACGAAGTGGGTTTAGTTGTAGAGATGAAGAACGACAGTCAGGGGAGCCGTGGCAATTTAATGCCTTCTGTTCCTCGAAGTATGAGGAAGGTGAGATACCAGCAAATGAAGATGGGGTTCAATTGCCcgcagagaagaaaaggaagtttTCTCCTATTGTATGGGATGTTGAGGAGAAAAAAGCGAAGATTTCTTCAAAGAATAGAGTTGTTCAGGGGAGTAGTACTCGGGATTTAAATGTTGTTTCAGACGAGGATGTTGTGAAAAGTCCTGTCAAAGGAGGATTGGAGCTTGTGGTGGACAAGGATTGTGTGGATGGAGGATCAGCTGATGGTATTGGATCTGAGTATCCAGCGCCTTTGTCTCCTTCATTGCATCCAAAGAAAGATGGGGGTTATGACCAAGAGCAGGGACAAGTGGAGGAGGAAGAGCTTCCTGAAGCACGGAATATAGCCATGTCCCGGTGGGCTTCTGATGATGATTCTCCAAGGGATACCACTTTGATTGATGATAAAGGAATGCATGGAGAAATGGTGTACAGGACAGATTTGATTAATAGAGAAGGGTTCCAGAGAGAAGTCTCAGATAGAGATGGATCAAGTTCATCTCTATCGGATGAAAGAGGTTACAGTGGCAGCTCTGCTTCGGAATATGAATTGCAAAATGATGTCATGGACATTGATGATATTAGGGATGAAAATGCCAGTGATAATGAGATGGAGCAAGCCGCTGGTGAAGAGCCCACAGTTACTAACCAAAGGGGGTTTAATATGCTAGAGGGTTGTAGAAGTGTGTTCGAGTATGAAAGACTCAATGAAATCAATGAAGGAACCTATGGTAAAGTGTACAAAGCCAGGGATAAGAAGACTGGAGAATTTGTGGCTTTGAAGAAAGTGAAGATGAATGTCGGAAGAGACAAATACTTGGAAGAGTATGGTTTCCCCTTGACATCTTTGAGGGAGATTAACATTCTTATGTCTTTTGATCACCCTTCAATTGTGAGAGTTAAAGAAGTTGTGATGGGGGACCTTGATAGTGTCTTCATGGTGATGGAGTACATGGAACATGATCTCAAGGGGCTGATGCAAGCGATGAAGCAGCCTTTCAGTACAAGTGAAGTCAAATGCTTAATGCTACAGCTTTTGGAAGGTGTCAAATATCTTCATGATAATTGGGTGCTTCACAGGGATTTGAAGACATCAAACCTTCTTTTCAATAACCAGGGAGAGTTGAAAGTATGTGATTTTGGGATGTCACGCCAGTATGGTAGCCCATTGAAGCCATATACCTCTCTGGTGGTTACTTTGTGGTACAG GGCACCAGAACTTCTTCTTGGAGCAAAGAAATACTCTACAGCAGTTGATATGTGGTCAGTGGGTTGCATAATGGCTGAAATGTTGACCAAGGAACCCCTATTCACAGGGAAAGGTGAAATTGATCAGCTTGACAAG ATCTTCAAAACTCTTGGCACACCAAACGAGACTATTTGGCCTGGGTTATCAAAATTGCCAGGGGCAAAAGCAAATTTTGTTCAGCAACC GTATAATCAATTACGGAAGAAGTTTCCTTTCACACCTTTCACAGGATCTCCAGTTCTCTCTGACTCAGGATTTGACTTGCTAAACAGACTCCTAACTTATGAGCCAGATAAG CGAATAACAGCAGACGACGCTCTTAATCATCCCTGGTTTAATGAGGTCCcactatcaaaatcaaaagaattcaTGCCTACTTTCCCTCCTCAGTATGCAAAGAACAG GCCTAATCAAAGAACAATGAAGTGTCTAGATTCCAGGAGCATTGGTGAAGGAAGGCAGTACCAGGTGTTATCTGGCACATATTGGTGGATATCATCCTTTGGGATTTACATCCTTTTTTGTAATGATCCTGCAGTCCTTGACCCGCAAGGTCCTGAGTATTGa